In a genomic window of Egibacteraceae bacterium:
- a CDS encoding DinB family protein → MDHCEQCGFVYDSVPAAAVPEQLRSQPSRYAAVLRAAQHESLARARPGPQTWSALEYACHVRDVLRVQRERLQLALEQERPVFTPMRRDERAVEDRYNEQAVDVVLDELAEAAERIAAALDGLNDVQWQRTGVYNWPQHAERSMAWVARHTVHEGVHHLEDITTGLDILRRARDSGE, encoded by the coding sequence ATGGACCACTGCGAGCAGTGCGGGTTCGTGTACGACTCGGTGCCGGCAGCAGCCGTGCCCGAGCAGCTACGGTCCCAACCGTCCCGCTACGCGGCCGTGCTGCGCGCGGCCCAACACGAATCGCTCGCCCGGGCCCGACCGGGGCCGCAGACGTGGTCGGCGCTCGAGTACGCCTGCCATGTGCGGGATGTGCTTCGGGTCCAGCGCGAGCGCTTGCAGCTGGCACTCGAGCAGGAGCGGCCGGTGTTCACCCCGATGCGCCGGGACGAGCGTGCTGTCGAAGACCGCTACAACGAGCAAGCCGTCGACGTGGTCCTTGACGAGCTCGCCGAGGCCGCCGAGCGGATCGCCGCCGCGCTCGACGGCCTCAACGATGTGCAGTGGCAGCGCACCGGGGTCTACAACTGGCCGCAACACGCCGAGCGGTCGATGGCGTGGGTGGCCCGCCACACCGTCCACGAGGGTGTGCACCACCTCGAGGACATCACCACCGGCCTGGACATCCTGCGCCGCGCTCGGGACTCGGGCGAGTGA